A genomic segment from Bufo bufo chromosome 8, aBufBuf1.1, whole genome shotgun sequence encodes:
- the LOC121009520 gene encoding zinc finger protein 792-like, protein MKKKNFTERILNHALGIIYLLTGEEYVIVKKNSPHSATHLLTGEVPIKCGDISIYFSMEEWDFIEEHKDLYQEVTLKNQKKLHSSEILEDIIADSHERDETLPLDEDVSGCDTQQVEVAHTVCTVPLPEDFTDKLEAPLRGEKEPCETNENDILQVEIDSENYLGEYYTSHISDDGQVEEHFARIREQEIHGNTWTVHPVPPDRFMDRPLQDVPYNMTCSPNGSVDDDMSIFHGFQEEEDSSARSPSYETGNVMFSLASEECEPGLLHLSESYGGTNRDKPAGKKRLEVRNARKTSERLSKLSARVTEQTEQGGERNHQCNDCGKYFDYKSNLIRHQRSHTGEKPYGCEECGKRYATKSHLTIHKRTHLSGKPHQCNECGKHFTYKSQIAMHQRTHTGEKPHTCNLCGKNFAYKSYLIIHQRIHSGERPHVCPQCGRCFTDKSNLRKHQNTHVENKPYDCRECGKRFNSKSSYTTHQRTHQGTRHK, encoded by the exons ATGAAAAAGAAGAATTTTACGGAGAGGATCTTGAATCACGCCCTGGGAATCATTTACTTGCTGACAGGAGAG GAATATGTCATTGTGAAGAAGAATTCTCCTCACAGCGCCACCCATCTGCTGACCGGAGAG GTGCCGATAAAATGTGGGGATATCTCCATCTACTTTTCAATGGAGGAGTGGGATTTTATAGAGGAACACAAGGATCTCTACCAGGAAGTAACGCTGAAGAATCAAAAGAAACTTCATTCATCTGAAATTCTAGAAGATATCATTGCAG ATAGCCATGAACGTGATGAAACTCTGCCGCTGGATGAGGATGTGAGTGGATGTGACACTCAGCAGGTGGAAGTGGCTCACACAGTCTGCACAG TTCCTCTACCAGAAGATTTTACAGACAAACTGGAAGCGCCTCTGCGTGGTGAGAAGGAACCGTGCGAGACcaatgaaaatgacattttacaaGTGGAAATTGATTCGGAGAACTATTTGG GTGAATATTACACTAGTCATATATCTGATGATGGGCAGGTAGAGGAACACTTTGCAAGAATTCGGGAGCAGGAAATCCATGGTAATACGTGGACAG TACACCCTGTTCCTCCCGATCGCTTCATGGACAGACCTCTTCAAGACGTACCTTACAATATGACCTGTTCACCTAATGGGTCGGTCGATGACGATATGAGCATATTTCATGGCTTTCAAGAAGAAGAAGACTCATCGGCCAGGTCCCCTTCCTATGAAACAGGGAATGTCATGTTTTCCCTGGCATCTGAAGAATGTGAACCAGGCTTGCTGCACCTCAGCGAGAGCTATGGCGGTACTAACCGTGATAAACCAGCGGGTAAGAAACGGTTAGAGGTGAGGAATGCTCGAAAGACATCCGAAAGACTTAGTAAGTTATCTGCTCGTGTCACCGAACAAACGGAACAAGGTGGGGAGAGAAACCATCAATGCAATGATTGCGGGAAATACTTTGATTACAAGTCCAACCTTATcagacatcagagaagtcacaccggTGAAAAACCGTACGGCTGCGAAGAATGCGGTAAGCGCTACGCCACCAAATCTCACCTGACCATCCACAAGAGAACACACCTCAGCGGGAAGCCTCACCAATGCAATGAGTGCGGGAAGCACTTTACGTACAAGTCACAGATCGCAATGCACCAAAGGACGCACACTGGGGAGAAGCCACACACCTGCAACTTGTGCGGAAAGAACTTTGCCTACAAGTCGTATCTCATCATTCACCAGAGGATCCATTCGGGGGAACGTCCGCATGTTTGCCCCCAGTGTGGTAGATGCTTCACAGACAAGTccaaccttcgcaagcaccaaaaTACTCATGTAGAAAACAAGCCTTATGACTGCAGAGAGT